A window of the Diabrotica undecimpunctata isolate CICGRU chromosome 1, icDiaUnde3, whole genome shotgun sequence genome harbors these coding sequences:
- the LOC140433570 gene encoding uncharacterized protein — protein sequence MCGVKIDFNGRVINIISLYKPDKNISIREWKRLFNWCSSLEGETVLGGDFNAHHAVWGSPKNDTDGNRIIDAITDMDLIFLNDCSATRITHPNSTKSAVDLTLITPGLIALAHWQTLDRTLGSDHYIISIKLNIDVPSCIVYPTRKWKLEKANWELFHSTLEMKLKNVVYSENCNKMAFNLNRAINTNSEASIPQNVPFSPKHGKKSIWWDDECNTQIQLKKNALKKYKTASTLNTFLEYKKIEATTKKMFKHKSKTTWIKFCSSLNSSCPSTQIWKMANKLNNKNANIKHAPSAVAEDILQKLCPPFVDKHIPYMASQPEEHYLLKK from the coding sequence ATGTGTGGtgtaaaaattgattttaatggCAGAGTAATTAATATAATCTCATTATATAAACCTGACAAGAATATAAGCATCCGAGAATGGAAACGGCTTTTTAATTGGTGTTCCTCACTCGAAGGAGAGACGGTACTAGGAGGTGACTTCAACGCCCATCATGCGGTATGGGGTTCTCCAAAAAATGATACTGATGGCAATAGAATAATTGATGCAATAACTGATATggatttaatatttctaaatgatTGTTCGGCGACTAGAATTACCCATCCAAACTCTACAAAATCAGCTGTAGACTTAACGCTAATAACTCCTGGACTAATTGCACTAGCACATTGGCAAACCTTGGATAGAACTCTTGGATCTGATCATTATATTATTTCCATCAAGTTGaatattgatgtaccctcttgtATTGTATATCCCACAAGGAAATGGAAATTAGAGAAGGCCAACTGGGAATTGTTTCATAGCACTCTTGAAATGAAACTGAAGAATGTTGTATACTCTGAAAACTGTAATAAAATGGCATTTAATCTGAATAGAGCAATTAATACAAACAGCGAAGCTTCTATCCCCCAAAACGTACCCTTCAGTCCCAAACATGGAAAAAAATCAATTTGGTGGGATGATGAATGTAATACACAGATACAGCTTAAGAAGAATGctcttaaaaaatacaaaaccgCATCTACACTGAATACCTTTCTTGAATATAAAAAGATAGAAGCTAcaactaaaaaaatgtttaaacacaaATCCAAAACAACATGGATTAAATTTTGCTCCAGTCTTAACTCTAGTTGCCCATCAACTCAAATATGGAAGATGGCtaacaaattaaacaacaaaaacgCAAACATCAAACATGCTCCTTCCGCAGTTGCAGAAGATATTCTTCAGAAGTTATGCCCACCATTTGTTGACAAACATATACCTTACATGGCTTCACAACCAGAagaacattatttattaaaaaaataa